One Chaetodon trifascialis isolate fChaTrf1 chromosome 21, fChaTrf1.hap1, whole genome shotgun sequence genomic window carries:
- the srsf2a gene encoding serine and arginine rich splicing factor 2a isoform X2, which yields MSYGRPPPDVEGMTSLKVDNLTYRTSPETLRRVFEKYGRVGDVYIPRDRYTKESRGFAFVRFLDKRDAEDAMDAMDGALLDGRELRVQMARYGRPPDSMYSRRGAPQRRYGGRSASPRRRRRSRSRSRSRSRSRSRSRHHYSRSRSRSYSRSRSRSRSRSKSKSKSRTPRRSKSKSPSRSRSRSRSKSRSRTPASNRGSKSRSRSRSKSKSRLKSPEDNGAEC from the exons ATGAGCTACGGAAGGCCGCCGCCAGACGTTGAGGGGATGACCTCCCTGAAAGTGGACAACCTCACTTACCGAACTTCGCCGGAGACTCTGCGCCGAGTTTTCGAGAAGTACGGTCGTGTAGGAGATGTATATATCCCCCGGGACAGGTACACCAAGGAGAGCCGCGGGTTCGCTTTCGTGCGATTCCTCGACAAGCGCGACGCCGAGGACGCCATGGACGCAATGGACGGCGCGCTGCTTGACGGGCGGGAGCTTCGAGTGCAGATGGCTCGCTACGGACGACCTCCGGACTCCATGTACAGCCGAAGAGGTGCTCCGCAACGCAGATATGGAGG CCGTTCGGCCAGTCCTCGCCGCCGCAGGCGTAGCCGCAGCCGCTCCAGGAGCAGAAGCCGTTCCCGATCCAGAAGCCGTCACCATTACAGCCGCTCCAGGTCCCGCTCCTACTCCAGATCCAGGTcaaggtccaggtccaggtccaaGTCTAAGTCAAAGTCCAGAACCCCCAGACGAAGCAAGTCAAAGTCTCCCTCCAGGTCTCGGTCCCGCTCCAGGTCCAAGTCAAGGAGTCGGACCCCGGCGTCCAACAGAGGATCcaagtccaggtccaggtccaggtccaaATCCAAGAGTAGGCTTAAATCTCCAGAGGACAACGGAGCAGAGTGCTAA
- the mxra7 gene encoding uncharacterized protein mxra7 isoform X2 — translation MELTFILSAAIFTLLAIVVATSLLNGSSSAADCANPRRYFGHRGDGSGLDPSGPRQNGHVPDSKAKKKKEEDDWCEISGSSHDHWDVVKSVLSEEGHPHSQTEELAAPAEHSSSTSMSLETDSSSEASSGRGRRSFIGLSDKELLKCAFSHPQTEGATESPGINDKMESDENDSLKYVPGKARSHHLQMMMSTEELEEEQRIHFNTDFNCL, via the exons ATGGAGCTAACTTTCATATTATCAGCTGCCATTTTCACGCTCCTCGCCATCGTGGTCGCAACATCGCTGCTCAACGGCTCCTCGTCTGCGGCCGACTGCGCGAACCCGCGGCGGTACTTCGGACACAGAGGGGACGGATCGGGATTAGATCCGTCGGGTCCGAGGCAGAACGGCCACGTCCCGGATTCAAaggcgaagaagaagaaggaggaggacgacTGGTGTGAGATCAGCGGGAGCTCCCACGACCACTGGGATGTGGTGAAGTCTGTGCTCTCA gaggagggacaCCCCCACTCTCAAACCGAAGAACTGGCAGCACCAGCTGAGCACTCCTCCTCCACGTCCATGAGCTTAGAGACAGACTCGTCATCCGAGGCCTCGTCAGGGAGGGGCCGGAGGTCATTCATCGGGCTCTCTGATAAGGAGCTCCTAAAATGTGCTTTCTCTCACCCCCAGACTGAAGGAGCCACAGAGAGCCCGGGCATCAACG ATAAAATGGAATCAGATGAAAATGATTCCTTGAAGTACGTCCCTGGAAAGGCGCGATCCCACCACTTGCAAATGATGATGtccacagaggagctggaggaggagcagag GATACACTTCAACACAGACTTTAACTGTCTGTAA
- the srsf2a gene encoding serine and arginine rich splicing factor 2a isoform X1, whose translation MSYGRPPPDVEGMTSLKVDNLTYRTSPETLRRVFEKYGRVGDVYIPRDRYTKESRGFAFVRFLDKRDAEDAMDAMDGALLDGRELRVQMARYGRPPDSMYSRRGAPQRRYGGYGRRSRSRSASPRRRRRSRSRSRSRSRSRSRSRHHYSRSRSRSYSRSRSRSRSRSKSKSKSRTPRRSKSKSPSRSRSRSRSKSRSRTPASNRGSKSRSRSRSKSKSRLKSPEDNGAEC comes from the exons ATGAGCTACGGAAGGCCGCCGCCAGACGTTGAGGGGATGACCTCCCTGAAAGTGGACAACCTCACTTACCGAACTTCGCCGGAGACTCTGCGCCGAGTTTTCGAGAAGTACGGTCGTGTAGGAGATGTATATATCCCCCGGGACAGGTACACCAAGGAGAGCCGCGGGTTCGCTTTCGTGCGATTCCTCGACAAGCGCGACGCCGAGGACGCCATGGACGCAATGGACGGCGCGCTGCTTGACGGGCGGGAGCTTCGAGTGCAGATGGCTCGCTACGGACGACCTCCGGACTCCATGTACAGCCGAAGAGGTGCTCCGCAACGCAGATATGGAGGGTACGGTCGCAGAAGCAGGAG CCGTTCGGCCAGTCCTCGCCGCCGCAGGCGTAGCCGCAGCCGCTCCAGGAGCAGAAGCCGTTCCCGATCCAGAAGCCGTCACCATTACAGCCGCTCCAGGTCCCGCTCCTACTCCAGATCCAGGTcaaggtccaggtccaggtccaaGTCTAAGTCAAAGTCCAGAACCCCCAGACGAAGCAAGTCAAAGTCTCCCTCCAGGTCTCGGTCCCGCTCCAGGTCCAAGTCAAGGAGTCGGACCCCGGCGTCCAACAGAGGATCcaagtccaggtccaggtccaggtccaaATCCAAGAGTAGGCTTAAATCTCCAGAGGACAACGGAGCAGAGTGCTAA
- the st6galnac1.1 gene encoding alpha-N-acetylgalactosaminide alpha-2,6-sialyltransferase 1.1: MLHLMHYLSLSWAAASGNNRHRGEASFFVSDIKLWDKKENSAMLPAVLTKTNPAATLIFRVSTHAAVAETPMPILSVKSFDKLPRWDFEDVYNQDAPPRNSTCAQSVQNSESFKEAFLPNIRLFLHKDSINMSEWNRLSHFNNPFGFMGYKYDDVMASVKLIPKPKEPLLHSKLGSDGCVRCAVVGTAGILNGSKMGKEIDAHDYVFRMNGAVIKGYEEDVGNRTSVYVHTAHSINMSLYTFKEYGYTSAPHDEGIKFVLIPEGMRDFHWLKGLLKGERISASPYHNRLPRTYYGGQYNESRFYVLHQDFLRYVRNRFLMSDNLNSIHWPIVRPTNGAFTIFLALHTCDTVSAYGFMTDDYDKYSNYYVENNKTNVIFYINHDYILEKNLWKKLHNSKIIRLYQRLDSEKGTEKPKKH, encoded by the exons ATGTTACATCTGATGCATTACTTGTCACTCAGCTGGGCTGCTGCCTCAggaaacaacagacacagaggtgaaGCCAGTTTCTTTGTCAGTGATATTAAGTTGTGGGATAAGAAAGAAAACTCTGCTATGCTTCCTGCTgtgttgacaaaaacaaacccagCGGCAACGCTAATTTTCAGGGTCTCCACgcatgctgctgtggctgagaCACCCATGCCCATCCTCTCCGTTAAGTCCTTCGACAAGCTTCCTCGGTGGGATTTTGAAGACGTTTATAACCAGGACGCCCCACCCAGGAATTCT ACATGTGCCCAGTCTGTGCAAAACTCTGAGAGCTTCAAGGAGGCTTTTCTTCCCAACATACGTCTGTTTCTGCacaaagacagcatcaacatgaGCGAGTGGAATCGACTTTCACACTTTAACAACCCTTTTGGATTTATGGGGTACAAGTATGACG aTGTGATGGCTTCAGTGAAGTTGATCCCAAAGCCAAAAGAGCCACTACTCCATTCAAAACTGGGCAGTGATGGGTGTGTGCGCTGTGCTGTGGTGGGCACTGCAGGGATCCTCAATGGCTCAAAAATGGGGAAAGAAATTGATGCTCACGATTATGTTTTCCG GATGAACGGAGCAGTCATCAAAGGCTACGAGGAAGACGTGGGAAACAGGACGTCAGTGTACGTTCACACAGCCCACTCCATCAATATGTCGCTGTATACATTCAAAGAGTATGGATACACGTCTGCGCCTCATGATGAG GGCATAAAATTTGTGCTGATTCCTGAAGGGATGAGAGACTTCCACTGGCTTAAGGGTCTTCTCAAGGGAGAAAGGATCTCAGCCAGCCCATATCACAACCGACT GCCAAGGACGTACTATGGCGGGCAGTACAACGAGAGCCGCTTCTATGTCCTGCACCAGGATTTCCTCAGATACGTGAGAAACAG GTTCTTAATGTCTGATAATCTGAACTCTATACACTGGCCGATAGTCAGACCAACCAACGGGGCATTCACTATCTTCCTGGCTCTGCATACCTGTGACACT GTGAGCGCATATGGTTTCATGACTGATGACTACGACAAATACTCAAACTACTATGTCGAGAATAATAAAACCAATGTCATTTTTTACATCAACCACGACTATATTCTGGAGAAGAATTTGTGGAAAAAACTACACAACAGCAAAATAATTAGGCTATATCAAAGACTGGACTCAGAAAAAGGGACAGAAAAGCCGAAGAAACACTGA
- the mxra7 gene encoding uncharacterized protein mxra7 isoform X1, with amino-acid sequence MELTFILSAAIFTLLAIVVATSLLNGSSSAADCANPRRYFGHRGDGSGLDPSGPRQNGHVPDSKAKKKKEEDDWCEISGSSHDHWDVVKSVLSEEGHPHSQTEELAAPAEHSSSTSMSLETDSSSEASSGRGRRSFIGLSDKELLKCAFSHPQTEGATESPGINDKMESDENDSLKYVPGKARSHHLQMMMSTEELEEEQRVQREQLAAIFQLLKDNKETFGEVSEGDMEEQLRLYSI; translated from the exons ATGGAGCTAACTTTCATATTATCAGCTGCCATTTTCACGCTCCTCGCCATCGTGGTCGCAACATCGCTGCTCAACGGCTCCTCGTCTGCGGCCGACTGCGCGAACCCGCGGCGGTACTTCGGACACAGAGGGGACGGATCGGGATTAGATCCGTCGGGTCCGAGGCAGAACGGCCACGTCCCGGATTCAAaggcgaagaagaagaaggaggaggacgacTGGTGTGAGATCAGCGGGAGCTCCCACGACCACTGGGATGTGGTGAAGTCTGTGCTCTCA gaggagggacaCCCCCACTCTCAAACCGAAGAACTGGCAGCACCAGCTGAGCACTCCTCCTCCACGTCCATGAGCTTAGAGACAGACTCGTCATCCGAGGCCTCGTCAGGGAGGGGCCGGAGGTCATTCATCGGGCTCTCTGATAAGGAGCTCCTAAAATGTGCTTTCTCTCACCCCCAGACTGAAGGAGCCACAGAGAGCCCGGGCATCAACG ATAAAATGGAATCAGATGAAAATGATTCCTTGAAGTACGTCCCTGGAAAGGCGCGATCCCACCACTTGCAAATGATGATGtccacagaggagctggaggaggagcagag GGTGCAGCGTGAGCAGCTGGCTGCCATCTTCCAGCTGCTGAAAGACAACAAGGAGACGTTTGGGGAGGTGTCTGAGGGAGACATGGAGGAGCAACTCCGACTCTACTCCATCTGA